A genomic segment from Syngnathus scovelli strain Florida chromosome 3, RoL_Ssco_1.2, whole genome shotgun sequence encodes:
- the zgc:152968 gene encoding putative exonuclease GOR isoform X4: MAKYEVEQERRRLSCYRAAEFITLTEAKGKNSNSCKYVHRLNIKIPSTQSTKYVLDKSKPRTDLEYDPMSNFTAEFGSYKSINKSLKGMSTHQGDVKKPVSHQVAPYHSPSPGIQDYNDADGFLILDRPSLPGRSLSQTCCDPDTHLKPVQEKSSFKDREASATNVIDLTECVEKRPDPKASISQNTEDETKRDDISDKSNQRLCVEVSKYLSAVRETTECQPPKKSGQESSCAQIDSHQVSAEASSLKEPLSEKAANEDVIVIDSSSDEDEEAMAGELSDSDPVEECYRIFMEANNQQHAVQQQPEVPMETNESAKPNNPDLRAFQPQELPPKKRIAHEFRDAEVAAAKRRPQPKVLVPLQEPVKPSPASQLGAAVPKTQHVQQKAAILTADVNGAQAFLSSAAQRKQERWLLATSSSTPPVATASMSPAPQQKACVNNIPPGSAVINVGVNLHLILPQGTLPLNATSNTVTSVLTPITQVHLGSDKNVSLSAPMHRPTAPLLIPAIPWRRCHSSAAVALPTPASETTSQVSVKPGATPKRKAKQQPEAAKDKVPHGVRQCYVTKFTEVFLDTSANVDEAFKKALAEEKTVYSRSVNKLKYLSIAVNALKRLKKQNSGSSRDEIINGKSSKGNIPLNQKQLRGKDDDALHEILRDYILSEEQLIESNYPIQHPEKPGYAILLANQRKDNNLALKRICCRCGATYSVNKEGKHTRMEECNYHYGKGVEKKVPGGVETRYSCCQGVMGAPGCQIFKLHVHDSLAMDGFMATSPRWPVNGCFPGVYALDCEMCYTIHGLELSRVTVVNSNLQVVYDTFVKPRNEVIDYNTRFSGISEEDMKDNQVSLAEVQKTLLSFISADTILIGHGLETDLCALKLLHNTVVDTAVVFPHRLGPPHRLSLSSLTAEHLTRIIQESVCGHDTAEDAFACMELMLLKGKDGKMKK; the protein is encoded by the exons ATGGCTAAGTATGAAGTAGAGCAGGAGCGAAGGAGGCTGTCATGCTACCGCGCGGCAGAATTCATCACCCTCACTGAGGCAAAAGGCAAAAATTCAAATAGCTGTAAATATGTTCATCGTCTGAATATCAAAATACCCTCCACCCAATCCACAAAGTACGTGCTTGACAAGTCCAAGCCGAGGACCGACTTGGAATACGATCCTATGTCTAACTTCACAGCTGAATTCGGGTCATACAAGTCAATTAATAAGTCGTTGAAAGGAATGAGCACACATCAGGGTGATGTAAAAAAGCCAGTCAGCCATCAGGTGGCGCCGTACCACTCTCCGTCCCCTGGGATACAAGATTACAACGACGCTGATGGCTTCCTGATACTGGACAGACCATCCTTGCCTGGCAGGAGTTTATCTCAAACTTGCTGTGATCCTGATACTCACTTAAAACCAGTCCAGGAG AAATCCTCCTTCAAGGACCGAGAAGCTTCTGCTACAAATGTGATTGACCTGACCGAGTGTGTGGAAAAGCGTCCCGATCCCAAAGCTAGTATTTCTCAAAACACAGAAGATGAAACCAAACGAGATGACATTTCGGACAAGAGCAACCAGCGGTTGTGTGTGGAGGTTTCGAAGTATTTGTCAGCGGTGCGGGAAACCACTGAGTGCCAGCCACCCAAGAAGAGTGGTCAGGAATCAAGCTGTGCTCAAATTGACAGCCACCAGGTGTCGGCAGAGGCCTCATCTCTCAAGGAGCCTTTGTCAGAAAAAGCAGCCAATGAAGATGTCATCGTCATCGATTCCAGCTCTGATGAGGATGAAGAAGCGatggctggggagctgtcggacaGCGACCCTGTGGAGGAGTGCTACCGCATCTTCATGGAGGCGAACAACCAGCAACATGCTGTCCAGCAGCAGCCGGAGGTCCCT ATGGAAACAAACGAGTCGGCGAAACCCAACAATCCTGACCTTCGGGCCTTCCAACCCCAAGAACTGCCACCAAAGAAGAGGATCGCGCATGAGTTCAGAGACGCGGAG GTTGCAGCGGCAAAAAGGAGGCCACAGCCTAAGGTTCTGGTTCCACTACAAGAACCAGTGAAACCATCCCCGGCCTCTCAGCTCGGCGCCGCCGTGCCCAAGACTCAACATGTCCAGCagaaggcggccattttgacagCTGACGTGAACGGAGCCCAAGCGTTTCTCTCGTCCGCCGCTCAAAGGAAGCAAGAGAGATGGCTCCTAGCCACTTCTTCTTCAACGCCTCCAGTAGCGACCGCTAGCATGTCGCCCGCTCCTCAACAGAAAG CATGCGTCAACAACATACCTCCAGGCTCCGCCGTAATCAACGTGGGCGTCAACTTGCATCTGATCCTCCCTCAGGGCACCCTGCCTCTCAACGCCACCTCCAACACGGTCACCTCCGTCCTGACCCCCATCACTCAAGTGCACCTTGGCTCAGACAAAAACGTGAGCCTTTCGGCGCCGATGCATCGGCCCACCGCGCCGCTGCTCATTCCCGCCATTCCGTGGAGACGCTGCCATTCTTCCGCCGCGGTGGCTCTTCCAACGCCCGCCAGTGAAACGACCAGCCAAGTCTCTGTTAAG CCAGGAGCAACCCCCAAACGAAAAGCCAAGCAGCAGCCTGAGGCGGCCAAAGACAAAGTGCCCCATGGCGTCCGACAGTGTTACGTCACAAAGTTCACTGAGGTGTTCCTCGACACCTCCGCCAATGTCGACGAGGCCTTTAAAAAG GCCCTTGCTGAGGAGAAAACGGTGTACAGTCGCAGCGTCAACAAACTCAAATATCTCAGCATCGCTGTGAATGCACTGAAAAGGTTGAAAAAGCAGAATTCAGGCAGTTCCAGAG ATGAAATAATCAACGGCAAAAGCTCAAAAGGAAATATTCCACTAAACCAAAAGCAGCTCAGAGGAAAGG ATGATGACGCTTTGCATGAGATATTGCGGGATTACATTCTGAGCGAGGAGCAGCTGATTGAGAGTAACTATCCTATTCAGCACCCCGAGAAACCCGGCTACGCTATCCTTTTGGCAAACCAGAGGAAGGACAACAACC TAGCCTTGAAGAGGATTTGTTGCCGGTGCGGAGCTACATACTCTGTGAACAAAGAGGGCAAGCACACCCGGATGGAAGAGTGCAACTATCACTATGGGAAAGGAGTGGAGAAGAAAG TGCCAGGTGGGGTGGAGACTCGCTATAGCTGCTGCCAGGGAGTTATGGGAGCACCCGGTTGCCAGATTTTTAAG TTGCATGTGCACGATTCCCTCGCCATGGATGGATTTATGGCAACCTCCCCCCGGTGGCCTGTAAATGGCTGCTTCCCGGGTGTCTATGCGCTGGACTGCGAAATG TGTTACACCATTCACGGCCTGGAGCTGTCACGAGTGACTGTGGTGAACTCAAACCTCCAAGTGGTCTACGACACGTTTGTCAAGCCACGCAATGAGGTCATCGACTACAACACCAG GTTTTCTGGCATCAGCGAGGAGGACATGAAGGACAACCAAGTGAGTCTGGCTGAGGTGCAGAAGACATTGTTGAGCTTCATCAGTGCCGACACCATTCTGATTGGGCACGGCCTGGAAACTGATCTCTGTGCCCTGAAG TTGCTTCACAACACGGTGGTGGACACCGCAGTGGTCTTCCCCcatcgcctgggtcctccacacAGGTTGAGCCTCAGCAGCCTCACAGCAGAACACCTGACCAGGATTATTCAAGAGAGCG TGTGCGGCCACGACACAGCAGAAGATGCCTTCGCCTGCATGGAGCTCATGTTGCTGAAGGGGAAAGAtggcaaaatgaaaaaatga